In Halothermothrix orenii H 168, the sequence TGATCATCCACAATCTCTTCTTCAATAATTTTGTCTTCAACAACCTGTTGAGTATTTTGGCCGGGGTCACCGGTTACCATCTGGATTAACCAGTTCCCCAGTAGATAACCAACAAATATTGCCAGCAGGGCCATAACAATTACCATAATGGTAAGTGAAAAAGTATTCTGCCTGCTCATTTTTTCACCACACTCCTTTTCTTTATACTATTATGATTGACTGTTATGTTTTATACCACTTTGAACTAATATTTTAGCTTCTGAAACTGTATATAGAGAACCGGTGACACATATTACATCTTCAGGCCTGGCATCATTTAACACCCCCGTGAGGGAGGTCTTTAAATCAGGATATACCCTGTACTTTATTCCCCGTCTTTGAGCATATTGACCGATAACTTCAGGGGAACAGGACCGGCTGTTAGTATTTCTGGTAATTATCAGCTCTTTTTTAGCCTTTCCAAAATCAAGCATCTCTATCATTCCTTCAACATCCTTATCCCCCAGGATGCCGACTATTATATAAAATTGTCTATCTTCATTAATTAATGGTCCCAAACTATTTACCAGTTTTTTTACCCCTTCAACATTATGGGCACCATCGGCTATAATCAGCGGAGACCGGGCTAAAACCTCCATCCGCCCCGGAATAAAAGCTGAGGCTAGACCCTTTTTAATTTGTACTAGATTTACAGGATACTGTTCCTGTAAGTAATCAACCACTGCCATCGCCAGCAGGGCATTTCGGACCTGATAAACACCGGGAAGTTTAATAAAATACTCAATCTTCTCAGTCCCGTTTATAGATTCTGCTTCTTTCTCCAGGCTGTAATCCCCATTATTAAGACGGAATACGGTAAATGACTGGCCCTCCAGAGAACTCTCAATTATGTTGTATGAATACTCTTTATCAATAATTTTCAGGGGGGAATTTTTTAATTTAGCAGTCTCTTCAATTACTCTTAAGGCCTCCTTATTCCTGACCCCGGTAACTACAGGACAGTCCCTTTTAATAATACCTGACTTTTCCCGGGCAATACTTTTTACATCATTTCCCAGAATGGAGGTGTGATCAAGGGATATACTTGTAATTACACTTACCAGGGGCTCTTTAATAACATTGGTGGCATCCAGTCTGCCTCCCAGCCCAACTTCAAGCAGAACCAGGTCTACATCTTTTCGGGCAAAATATAATAAAGCCAGGGCTGTCACAAACTCAAAATAGGTCGGACCGCCAACCTCCGGGTCTTTCTTCAAATCTTCAACCCGGGGAACCAGTTCAGAAACAAGGTCTGTTAGCTCAGCTGTACTAATAGCCCTGTTCCCGACTTCTATTCTTTCATTAAAGTGAATCAAATGTGGTGAAGTATAGACTCCGACCCGGTACCCGGCTTCAGTATATATACTTTTTAAAAAAGCTATCGTTGAACCCTTACCATTGGTTCCGGCTACGTGAATAACCTTTAACCGGTCTTCCGGGTGGTTAAAGCTTCCCAGTAAGGCATTTATCCTGTCAAGCCCTGGCTTAAATCCAGCATCTGTCCCGAATCTAGATAAACTATTAATATACTTATAGGGGTCCATGGTTCATCTTCCTTTCCGCAACTCCCATCCTGTCTGTATACATTTTGAATCCAGTTCACAGGGTTAACTGCACCCGTAATTAACACCTTTTATATACAAAACACCTTGCAATAGGAAAATTTTTTTTATACAATTAAATTTGTTTAAAAAGTGATTCTTTAGAGGTGTTATTATGAGTTTGCTTGAAATTTCCTTGCTTTCACTATTTATAGCCCAGGTCTTAAAAATCTTTACAACTCTGCCACCTGACTTTAGCCGGATTATAGGTTCAGGAGGAATGCCAAGCTCCCATGCTTCCTTTGTATCTACTCTCTCCACTACAGTAGGGTTGAATTACGGGTTTGATTCCGACCTCTTTGCAATTGTTACTGTTTTTTCATTAATAATAATATACGATGCCGGTGGTGTCAGACGGGCCGTTGGCGAACAGGCCAATGTTCTCAACCATTTAATAAAACACCTGGAACTGGGTAAACTCGGCAAAGAAAAAAAAATAATTAAAAAAGACCTCAGGGAGTTAATAGGCCATACTCCCTTTGAAGTCCTGGCTGGTACAATATTAGGTGTTTTCATTGCCCTCATAAATTATTATTATCTTTAATCCTAATATACCTAACTTTACTTAACACTATATTGTCAATAATATATTAACAAAAACATAATATCACAAACCTATAATTCCTCTTTTATATATTTCTCCAGATAATTTATAGCCTCTTTTCTGGTCATAACTTTACCGTTTGCCTGGGCTTCTTTAAGCTTTTTTAATAAATATCCAATGACAGGCCCTTCCTCAAGGTTAAAACAACTCCTTATTTCCTCCCCATTTAGCAAAGGGGTAGTTGTTAGCTTTTTGACCCGGTCTCCATATAATAGCAAACCATTAATAAACTCCCTGTAGGCTTTTATTCTAACCGGCTCTGAATTGCTGCCAGTAAAACTGGCCAGAGACAGGAGACAAACATCAAACCCGTCTCCGCTTAATTCCAGCCAGAAACGGGTTTTATCCAGGGGTTGTAATTTCTTCTTTTGAAATAAATAATACGGATAGTCATGATAACAGATAAGCTGTTTCACATACCTCCGGCACTTTTTGCCCATCCTTAAATCCAGTAATATTTTTTCAACCATCCTGCCCCCCTGCCTATCAGGGGTGTATTTAGCCCTGCTTTTCATTCGACTACCCTTAATGTTACCAATATAGAAAAAGAAGGCGGCTAATTTAAGGCAGGCCAGCCTGTCATCTTTAATTCTATCTCTATAAAAACCCTTACTAATGTAATCTTCAAGGCATTCAAGTGTCCTGATTCCCAGATTCCAGGCATCCAGATTCCACCCCTTACCTGACCCCTCTTCAAGTGTTTTTTCTTTCATTCTTTTAATAACAGGAATAACATAAGAAAAGAGATTAAAATTATCTTCTGCATATTTAACTACTCTTGCCACCCCGGGGTTTGATAATATCCTGCTAAATTCATAACCAATCCGTTCCCTGGCAATTTTCCTGATAAGGGGAGAGGCCCTGTGAATCAGGTTCTCAGTATCTTTTTCAATTAAAAATCCTAATTCTGATTTAAACCTGAAAGCCCTTAAGAGACGAAGTGGGTCCTTGATAAAAACTTTGTCATCAGTAACCCTAATAATACCCTTCTCCAGATCAGTCCAGCCACCAAAGGGGTCTATTATGTAATCATTTATATATTCGGTAATTAGATATGGCTCTTTATTACCGAAATTACCGGGAATATCCATTACATTTACCGCCATAGAATTAATGGTAAAATCACGTCTGGATAGATCTTCTTTCAGGGTAGACCCCACCATTTTAGCAAAATCATAAATATACCCATCAGCAACCACCCGGTAAATATCCCTTTCTCTATCCAGAGGTACAAAAGAACCCCCTGTTTTAGAGCTGAAATCCAATGCTACTTCTCTAACCCGTTCTTTTAAGACAAAATCAAAGTCCTTTAGATTTCTCTGAAGCAGGATATCCCTGACAGCACCCCCGACGAGATATAATTCCTGCTGATATCTGTCATGGATATCCCTTAAGACAGGGAGTATCTGTAAGACAGGGAAAATCAGTTTATAATCTTTTGTAAACACCTTTAATACAAACCCCCTGGTCCAGTTTCATTACTTTTCTGTTTCCTGTCAGAATCATTTAAAGCTATTTCAATACTGTCTCCATTCTTGATCTGGGTATACAGATTGGCCCTTTCCCCATTTACTTTAACTATAAAGTTTTCTTCAAAATTGGGAGTCACTTTATAATTAATATGCTCCAGGGCATGTTTCAGGTTTAAAGAAGCCGGTTGACATGTGATGGCATCTCCGTCTTTTATAGTATAATCAAAGTCTACCTTTCTACCATTACATTTTACATTCCATCTGGAAACAGGAATCTCCAGTTCAGAACTATTGAAGGAGATTTTAATCCGGTCTTTTATCCCCATAAGTTTACATAATTCCCGTATTGTTGGTTCTAAAATGGGTTTTACAGTGGTTAACTCCATTCTATCTTCCAGGGGAATATCCAGATCAACCGGCTTTCCTTCATGTAAGATTAGTATATCCCCTTCCGGTATATAAATAACCTTTCCATTAAAGGTAACGGTTTTAGCATGGTTTAAAAGTTCCTGACGTGGTATCTCCAGTATCTGAGATACAGCATCCCTGACTGTCTGTAATTTTTTGAATTCGATATTTCCACCATCTATAATAGGGGTATCATACTCTACCAACCTGCCATTCTGATAAATATGGGGTTTAAGTTTTACCTGATTGCCATTTACAATTATTTCAACAGGCTTTAATTCCGGGACAATATCCCCTATAAGACCTGAGGCATTTTTACCGTCCTGACCGGGTTCAAATATAATCTCATCACCGGAAGAAATAGGAGTCTCCAGATTAGCTTCTTCCCCATTTACCAGAATATGGGCCGGTTTACCCATCTCACCCTTTATAACTTTCAGTTCACCATTAACAGTACAGGTTAAACCTTTACCCGGTCTACCATTTATCCTCTTTATATCTACCTCTGCTGCCAGCAGGGCATCAGTAACTGAGGGTTTATTCAACGTAAACAACTGGACAATATTGTTATTAACCTGTACTTCGAGGAAATTAGCCTTGTTGGTGTTCTGGTGAGCAGTCACCCCGATACCAATGGGTGTTACTGCCTGGGGACTGCTGACACCATTTACCGTCCCGGTTACTTTATTAATATCACTGCTTTCCCGGATCCCAACCCGTTCTGGTGGTAAATCCAGTCGACTGGCCAGCTCCTCCTGTAACAAGGGGATAAGGCTGCCACCACCGATACAGATTACTGCCTGTGGTGGTTTATTATTTATCGACATAATCGCTTCACATATCTGATCAGCTAGACTTTCAATATGAGGTTTTAATATATCTAAAGCTTCCTCTCTTGTTATAACAACATCCTGGCTTAAAAAATTCCTGATTTTTATTTCCACTTCTCCCTGACTAATTTCACGTTTTATTTTTTCACCAATATGATAATCCAGGAGATAATGTTCTGCCAGGGCTTCAGTTATTTCGTCCCCCGCCACAGGGACCATAGCATAACCTATCATCCTGCCACCTTTGGTCAGGGCAATATCAGACGTACCGGCCCCGATATCTACTAAAGCCAGGTTGAAATTAAACATTTCTTTAGGAATAACAACATTTGCAGCAGCAATAGGCTCCAGGGTCAGATGATCAACTTCCAGGCCAACTTGATTGACAACTGTTAACAGTGACTCGATAACAACTCTGGGTAAAAAGGTTGAAACCAGTTCTACTTCTATTTTCCTGGCCTTCTGACCTACCAGACTCCCGATAAAAAGGTCATCCATGGTGTATTCAATGACATTATAACCAACAAAGTGGTAATCATGGGGATTAGCAGTCGGATCTGAAGCCGCCAGTTCCTCCTGGGCCTTTTGAACAGCAGAAAACTCAAGGGCCTGGACATCTTCCCGGGTAACCAGTTTTTTTGTATTAAATTCCATACTCTGTCGATAGGTTGCTGTCTTGAGAGCCCTACCGGCAGCTGCTATGGCTACCTTTTTGAGACTGAACCCCAGCTCCTCCTCAAGTTTATCCTTGACCTTTCTCACCTGTCGGGCTACTTCTTCAACATTATGTATCTGACCATCGAGCATTGCCCTGTTTTCATGTTCAATGGCATAAGAAGCGATTATTTCATAAAAAAATCCTGTATATTCTAAAACCAGTCCGATAACTGTTCTTGTCCCTATGTCCAGGGCAAAGATTATGTCGCCCTTTTTATCCACAGATTTCCCCTCCCATAGATACTTTTTTTCAAAGTATGGCTGGCCATTATTTACTACATCATAATAATTCAAAAGTTAGTAATAAATTGATTGCTTATAACAATATTCGACCAATAAAATAATAATCCTGCCTTATATTGGATAAATATTTACCCTTTTTATATTCCTTTTTGTATTCATTTATATATTTCTTTTATATATTCCTGATTTAATTAAATCTTTCCATAACTTTTAATTAATATATAACATAAATTTTTGATTACAAGATTTAAATAACACCATAATCTTATCTCCAGTTAAAAATTCTCTGCATATAATAAAACCGCCGGAAATACCGGCGGCCTTCAGTTTATCTATTCTCAATACATAATAACAGGATAAATCTGGTTATTACATTCTGGCCAGGATATCAGAAGCAATCTTTTCAGCATCAAATCCAAGCTCACGGGCCACTTCCTCCCCGGGACCACTCATACCGAAATCCTCAAGGCTTACCACATGGCATTTATGACCTAATAGACGGTACCAGCCATTTCCGACTCCAGCCTCCAGGACTACCCTGAAAGTATCCTTACCGAGGACTTCTTCTATATATTCTGTACCCTGGTTTACAAATTCCCGCCGCTCAGGTACAGATACTACCCTGACCTCTTTACCTTTTTCCTCAAGCAGTTTAGCTACCTCTACAGCCAGGGAAACCTCACTACCACTGGCCATAAGGACAGCATCGGTTCTATCTCCTTTTTCCTTGTGGACAATATAACCACCACGTTTGAATCCTACGATCCCCTCTTCTTTTTCAATATGGGGCAATCCCTGTCTTGTCAGTACCAGGGCTGTAGGTCCATCGGTCCTCTTTACAGCCTCAAGCCAGGCTGCTTTGGTCTCTTCGGCATCAGCCGGCCTTAAAACTTTGAGATTCGGTATCACTCTCAGGGCTTCAACATGTTCGATAGGCTGGTGGGTAGGACCATCTTCTCCTACATATACAGAGTCATGGGTAAAGACATAGATTACAGGCTGTTTCATTAAGGCAGCCATTCTGATAGCAGGCCTCATGTAATCTGAGAAGACTAAAAAGGTAGCACAGAAGGGCCTTACCCCTTTGTGGAGGGATAACCCGTTTACTATGGCTCCCATAGCATGCTCCCTGACACCGAAGCGGAAGTTACGCCCATCAAAGCTGTCTTTCTGTATCTCTCCATATTTATCTAAATAGGTCTTATTGGATGGGGCCAGGTCTGCTGAACCGCCGACCAGGTATGGTATTTCATCGGCAATTTTTCTTAAAGTCTCCCCTGAAGCCTTCCTGGTAGCCACGGGGGTTTTTATCTCAAGATTATTGATTATTTCTTCTAAGTCTCCGGGAAGCTCGAGATTATGGGCCTTATCCCATTCTTCTTTCAGGTCAGGGTTTTCTTCAGCCCATTCAGTAAAGGCTTTTTCCCATTCTTCACGTTCTTTTTTGAGCTTTTCGGTATGGTCCTTAAAGAATTCTTTTACCTCATCCGGGATATAGAATTCCTTATCTTCAGGGAAACCAATATTTTTCTTTAATCCCCTTATCTCTTCTTCACCCAGTGGAGCCCCGTGGGCCGAACTGCTCCCTTCTTTGGTAGGAGCCCCGAAAGCAATTTTAGTTTTAGCAATTATTAAACTGGGTTTATCATTTACCTCCTTAGCTTCTTTAACGGCCTCTTCCAGAGCCTTAAGGTCATGGCCGTCTACCCCTTCAATGACATGCCAGTTATAGGCCTTAAATCTATCAGCTACTGATTCGGTAAAGGTTATATCGGTACTACCCCCGATGGAGATTTCATTGTCATCATAGATAGCAATCAGTTTACCCAGGCCAAGGTGTCCGGCCAGGGAAGCGGCTTCAGATGAAATTCCTTCCATCATACAACCATCTCCGAGGAGGGTATATGTATAGTGATCAACTATGGTATGTCCTTCGGTGTTAAAGCGCTGGGCCAGCATTCTTTCGGCAATAGCCATTCCTACAGCATTGGCAAAGCCCTGACCCAGAGGGCCGGTTGTGGTTTCAACACCGGGGGTTTCTCCATATTCGGGATGTCCCGGGGTTTTGGAACCTAACTGACGGAATGATTTAAGGTCATCGAGACTAACTTCAAAACCGGCTAAATGGAGTAATGAATATACAAGCATGGAGCCATGGCCTGCTGAAAGGATAAACCGATCCCGGTCAGGCCACTCCGGCTGAGTCGGATCATATTTCATAACCTTCCCATAGAGCAAAGCTCCTATATCAGCACATCCGATGGGAAGACCCGGATGACCAGAGTTTGCTTTTTCTACTGCATCTGCTGATAATCCTCTGACAGTATTGGCAACTTTTTTTAACAATTTCATTACCTCCCTGATAATTTAATTAATAAAAACTTAAGATACTTAAGATATTTTTTTATCCTTAAATATTGTATATGTTTTCATTTTATTTGTCCAGTAAATCAGGTTACATCTATCTTAAAAGTTTTAATTTCATATGGATTAATCTCAAATGAAAATCTATTTCCCCTAACCCTGATCTCAGAATTATTATCAAGGGGTTCTTCCATGAGGTCACATTCAATTACCCAGTTCGGGGGTTTAAAAAATTCAATGGTA encodes:
- a CDS encoding CCA tRNA nucleotidyltransferase, giving the protein MFTKDYKLIFPVLQILPVLRDIHDRYQQELYLVGGAVRDILLQRNLKDFDFVLKERVREVALDFSSKTGGSFVPLDRERDIYRVVADGYIYDFAKMVGSTLKEDLSRRDFTINSMAVNVMDIPGNFGNKEPYLITEYINDYIIDPFGGWTDLEKGIIRVTDDKVFIKDPLRLLRAFRFKSELGFLIEKDTENLIHRASPLIRKIARERIGYEFSRILSNPGVARVVKYAEDNFNLFSYVIPVIKRMKEKTLEEGSGKGWNLDAWNLGIRTLECLEDYISKGFYRDRIKDDRLACLKLAAFFFYIGNIKGSRMKSRAKYTPDRQGGRMVEKILLDLRMGKKCRRYVKQLICYHDYPYYLFQKKKLQPLDKTRFWLELSGDGFDVCLLSLASFTGSNSEPVRIKAYREFINGLLLYGDRVKKLTTTPLLNGEEIRSCFNLEEGPVIGYLLKKLKEAQANGKVMTRKEAINYLEKYIKEEL
- a CDS encoding cell division protein FtsA, with amino-acid sequence MDKKGDIIFALDIGTRTVIGLVLEYTGFFYEIIASYAIEHENRAMLDGQIHNVEEVARQVRKVKDKLEEELGFSLKKVAIAAAGRALKTATYRQSMEFNTKKLVTREDVQALEFSAVQKAQEELAASDPTANPHDYHFVGYNVIEYTMDDLFIGSLVGQKARKIEVELVSTFLPRVVIESLLTVVNQVGLEVDHLTLEPIAAANVVIPKEMFNFNLALVDIGAGTSDIALTKGGRMIGYAMVPVAGDEITEALAEHYLLDYHIGEKIKREISQGEVEIKIRNFLSQDVVITREEALDILKPHIESLADQICEAIMSINNKPPQAVICIGGGSLIPLLQEELASRLDLPPERVGIRESSDINKVTGTVNGVSSPQAVTPIGIGVTAHQNTNKANFLEVQVNNNIVQLFTLNKPSVTDALLAAEVDIKRINGRPGKGLTCTVNGELKVIKGEMGKPAHILVNGEEANLETPISSGDEIIFEPGQDGKNASGLIGDIVPELKPVEIIVNGNQVKLKPHIYQNGRLVEYDTPIIDGGNIEFKKLQTVRDAVSQILEIPRQELLNHAKTVTFNGKVIYIPEGDILILHEGKPVDLDIPLEDRMELTTVKPILEPTIRELCKLMGIKDRIKISFNSSELEIPVSRWNVKCNGRKVDFDYTIKDGDAITCQPASLNLKHALEHINYKVTPNFEENFIVKVNGERANLYTQIKNGDSIEIALNDSDRKQKSNETGPGGLY
- a CDS encoding bifunctional folylpolyglutamate synthase/dihydrofolate synthase, with the protein product MDPYKYINSLSRFGTDAGFKPGLDRINALLGSFNHPEDRLKVIHVAGTNGKGSTIAFLKSIYTEAGYRVGVYTSPHLIHFNERIEVGNRAISTAELTDLVSELVPRVEDLKKDPEVGGPTYFEFVTALALLYFARKDVDLVLLEVGLGGRLDATNVIKEPLVSVITSISLDHTSILGNDVKSIAREKSGIIKRDCPVVTGVRNKEALRVIEETAKLKNSPLKIIDKEYSYNIIESSLEGQSFTVFRLNNGDYSLEKEAESINGTEKIEYFIKLPGVYQVRNALLAMAVVDYLQEQYPVNLVQIKKGLASAFIPGRMEVLARSPLIIADGAHNVEGVKKLVNSLGPLINEDRQFYIIVGILGDKDVEGMIEMLDFGKAKKELIITRNTNSRSCSPEVIGQYAQRRGIKYRVYPDLKTSLTGVLNDARPEDVICVTGSLYTVSEAKILVQSGIKHNSQS
- a CDS encoding divergent PAP2 family protein, whose protein sequence is MSLLEISLLSLFIAQVLKIFTTLPPDFSRIIGSGGMPSSHASFVSTLSTTVGLNYGFDSDLFAIVTVFSLIIIYDAGGVRRAVGEQANVLNHLIKHLELGKLGKEKKIIKKDLRELIGHTPFEVLAGTILGVFIALINYYYL
- the tkt gene encoding transketolase, producing the protein MKLLKKVANTVRGLSADAVEKANSGHPGLPIGCADIGALLYGKVMKYDPTQPEWPDRDRFILSAGHGSMLVYSLLHLAGFEVSLDDLKSFRQLGSKTPGHPEYGETPGVETTTGPLGQGFANAVGMAIAERMLAQRFNTEGHTIVDHYTYTLLGDGCMMEGISSEAASLAGHLGLGKLIAIYDDNEISIGGSTDITFTESVADRFKAYNWHVIEGVDGHDLKALEEAVKEAKEVNDKPSLIIAKTKIAFGAPTKEGSSSAHGAPLGEEEIRGLKKNIGFPEDKEFYIPDEVKEFFKDHTEKLKKEREEWEKAFTEWAEENPDLKEEWDKAHNLELPGDLEEIINNLEIKTPVATRKASGETLRKIADEIPYLVGGSADLAPSNKTYLDKYGEIQKDSFDGRNFRFGVREHAMGAIVNGLSLHKGVRPFCATFLVFSDYMRPAIRMAALMKQPVIYVFTHDSVYVGEDGPTHQPIEHVEALRVIPNLKVLRPADAEETKAAWLEAVKRTDGPTALVLTRQGLPHIEKEEGIVGFKRGGYIVHKEKGDRTDAVLMASGSEVSLAVEVAKLLEEKGKEVRVVSVPERREFVNQGTEYIEEVLGKDTFRVVLEAGVGNGWYRLLGHKCHVVSLEDFGMSGPGEEVARELGFDAEKIASDILARM